One Ancylothrix sp. D3o DNA window includes the following coding sequences:
- a CDS encoding PadR family transcriptional regulator — translation MNKGKGQIYVEVSPREETVLYALYNKELYGLQIPQAVEQASQGKRQMGLGTLYPVLHSLEKKGLIESRWGDERREERGGARRRYYKLTGSGMDTLEAIQSFRANLFSWQPDYSLNPTA, via the coding sequence ATGAATAAAGGAAAAGGACAAATTTATGTCGAAGTTTCGCCCAGAGAAGAAACCGTTTTATATGCCCTCTACAACAAGGAACTCTACGGTCTACAAATTCCGCAGGCTGTGGAGCAAGCTAGTCAAGGTAAGCGCCAAATGGGACTCGGCACTCTTTACCCTGTTCTCCATTCCTTGGAAAAAAAGGGCCTTATTGAATCCCGTTGGGGAGATGAAAGACGCGAGGAAAGAGGGGGAGCCAGACGGCGTTATTACAAACTCACAGGAAGTGGAATGGACACCCTTGAAGCCATCCAGTCTTTCCGAGCCAATCTCTTCTCATGGCAGCCAGACTACTCTCTCAATCCAACAGCTTGA